A region of the Brachyhypopomus gauderio isolate BG-103 unplaced genomic scaffold, BGAUD_0.2 sc149, whole genome shotgun sequence genome:
CTTACTACTATATGAAAACAGTTTATCATGGCTTTAATATACTAAAACATTGAGCTATGAACACCAAACTTAACTTGTTTATTACTCTTCATTCATACTGTCTACTGCTGTAAAGATGAACATGTACAATTGTAAAGTATATTGTATAGAGATATCCCTTTCCCATCATATATGACTTTGCTCAATGCTTTTGTTTGCTGCAGAAAGACAGACCTCTATTCACCACTCACTAATGAAGAGCTGGACTACATTGTAACTGATGTCCACAGAAGCCACCCAAACACGGGCTACAAGCTAATGcatggtcttctgaaagccagAGGTATACGTGTTCCAAGTAAGTGTGTAGAGAGACATTGTATTGGATGGGATTTAATGCTATCTAGCTGTGTAAAGAATGAAGAGAGCACTGCAATGGTTTTAATGTTCTGGCTGATATATACAGCTGTTTAGAGAATGAAGAGAGCGCTGTGTGTGAAAGACTGCCCTGCCAAAAATCCAGCTCACGCCCAGCTTGTCATCCACAAAAACATAGCCTATGCTGGTAAAGAGCTAGTTTTTTATTGGGTGTCCAGCTGGACGTgggctggatttttttttttagaagggTAGTGGCGAGCAAGCCAAGGTGCATGAAAGCTGTGATTAAATATCAGGGTTATTCCACCAAATATTGATTAGTGAACTCATCCAAAGTTAAAACATTACTATTGTTATTTCTAAATGAATATGAACTTGTTTTCTTTGCATTATTTGAGCTCTGAAAGTATTGCATCTTTtccttatttttatatttcatattttcTGCAGAAAATGCTctaaatgaaaatattttcatttggaATTTTAGAGAAATATTGTCAGCAGTATATAGAATGAACCAATAATGTTCATTTTACTCACATACATCACTTGCAATGGTCTCTTAATTTTTTTCCAGAGTGGTATGTGTTTTTCAGCTATATTTCTTTTCAGTCTCAAGGTTGAGAGAGTCTTTTCGCAGAGTTGATGCAGAGGGTGTGTGCATGAGACGTCTACGGTTGCATACACTAAGACGACGGCAGTATTCTGTGCCTGGCCCAAATTACTTATGGCACATCGACGGTAACCATAAGCTCATAAGGTATCAGTAATACTGGCAGAAAGAAAAATCTATGTACAGATATGTGTACAACATTGTGAGTTAGCTAACCTGTTCACAATTGTCTCTTTCATACAGATGGAGGTTTGTGGTCCATGGAGGGGTGGATGGATTCAGTCGCTTGGTGGTTTACCTTACTGTGGCTGGCAATAACAGAGCAAACACAGTCTTACAGAGCTTTCTCACAGCTGTTGATGAGTATGGATTGCCATCAAGGGTACGATCTGATAAAGGTGGGGAGAATGCAGACGTTGCAGAATTTATGATCAGGAGCAGAGGTACCAACAGAAATTCCCACATCACCGGCAGAAGTGTTCATAATCAACGGTAAATTCACTTCCCTTACATTATAGTGTTAATTGATTGTACAAGAGAAGATATACAATCCAGGTTATGTCTTTCTTACAGAATAGAAAGGTTGTGGAGGGATGTTTATGAGCATGCTCTAGACCTCTTCTACCAGATCTTTGTCTCTTTGGAAGATCAGTCAGCACTTCACCCTGACAATGAACTCTATCTATTTGCCTTGCATTGGATCTTCCTACCACAAATACAGAGGCATCTCAAGTCTTTCAGAGATGCTTGGAACTTCCATGGCCTTAGAACTGAAAGGGGTCAGTCACCAGAACAACTCTGGAGAAGATACAGAGAGCAAACTCCCACAGAGGACTTAACCGA
Encoded here:
- the LOC143500432 gene encoding uncharacterized protein LOC143500432, giving the protein MQVDCSGLCECFLSMVALDMDLQDISQEFVRTILQLAEEIESGAAAPDSVTDQIHDFIEVLGLLSALSHQNIDYRVTANFEEVLQRFSIQPQQTTAGPGRPAFHIPSGMLEHHVLCGVTAPEIADMYGVSERTIRRHMEQNGIRKTDLYSPLTNEELDYIVTDVHRSHPNTGYKLMHGLLKARGIRVPISRLRESFRRVDAEGVCMRRLRLHTLRRRQYSVPGPNYLWHIDGNHKLIRWRFVVHGGVDGFSRLVVYLTVAGNNRANTVLQSFLTAVDEYGLPSRVRSDKGGENADVAEFMIRSRGTNRNSHITGRSVHNQRIERLWRDVYEHALDLFYQIFVSLEDQSALHPDNELYLFALHWIFLPQIQRHLKSFRDAWNFHGLRTERGQSPEQLWRRYREQTPTEDLTEVNEDYGIDWNGPHTLLDNTVSVPEIQLRRELTDDELASLPVPGGPLDRTIGMYLETVQILSRIIGD